In the genome of Arthrobacter sp. PAMC25284, the window TCCTCGCGGATTACTCTGCCGGTGCCGGCCACGAAGACGGACTGGTTCTCGGAGTTTCCTGCCTTCAGGTGGTTGAACAGCAGGTTCAGCGCGATGGCCATGATCGCGGCGGAGCTGATGCCGGAGTGGAAGATCGTGTAGAACCAGGTGGGGAACTGGTCGTAGAAGGCCGGTGCGGCGATGGGGATCATGCCGAAGCCGATGGAGGTCGCCACAATGATCAGGTTCATGTTGTTGCGGTATTCGACCTTGGCCAGAGTCCGGATGCCACTGGCGGCAACGGTGCCGAACAGGACGATGCCGGCGCCGCCGAGAACGGCGGTGGGAACAGCAGCCACAACGCGCCCCATGACCGGCAGCAGGCCGAGCAGGACCAGGATGACGCCGCCGGCGGCGACAACGTAGCGGCTCTTGATCTTGGTAACAGCCACGAGGCCCACGTTCTGGGCGAACGCGCTCTGGGTGAAGGAGCCGAAGACCGGTGCGAACATGCTCGACACCATGTCGGCGCGCAGGGCCCGCGGCGATACGCTTGGAATCAGTTTTGGTTCCGACGATTTCGCCGACAGCCAGAATATCGGCCATGGTCTCGGTCAGGATCACCAGGACCACAATGACCATGGAGATGATCGCTGCGATTTCAAAGGTCGGAGCTCCGAAGTGGAACGGCGTCGGGAAGGCTGCGATCGGGCCGTTGCCGACCTTGGAGAAATTGGCCATGCCGGTCACAATGGCAACAACGGTGCCGATCACGATTGCCAGCAGGATGGAGAGCCGGGAGATGGTCGCACTGCCGACCTTGCTCAGGACGAGGACGGCAGCAAGAGTGATTGCGGCGAGGCCGATGTTGGCCATGCTGCCGTAATCCTCAGCTTTTCTGTTGCCACCCATGGCCCAGTTGGCGGCGACGGGCATCAGCGTCAGGCCGATGGTAGTGATCACGGTGCCCGTGACCACCGGCGGGAAGAACCGGACGATCTTGGAGAAGACCGGGGCGATCAGCAGGCCGATGGCAGCCGAGGCGATGACGGCACCGAAGACTGACGGCAGGCCGCCGCCGCCGGTGACGATTGCCACCATGGTGGCCACGCTGGCAAACGACACGCCCTGCACCAACGGGAGCTGTGACCCGAAGAACGGCAGTCCCAGGGTCTGCAGAAGCGTGGCCAGTCCGCCCATGAAGAGCGCGGCGGCGATGAGGATGCCGGTGTCAGCGGGAGACAGTCCGGCCGCCTGGCCGACAATCAGCGGGACGGCGATAATTCCGCCGTACATGGTCAGGACGTGCTGGAATCCGTAGGCGAAGGTGCTTCCAATGGGGAGCCGTTCGTCTTCGGGACGGGCAGGAGCCGTGCGGCCGCCGCTCGTCTTGGCGGCATTCTTGGCGTTTTTCATGTTCATGGCAGACTTTCTTGGTTCATGGCAGACGTCGTCGTCTGGCTAACAGGTGTCTGGCTAACTGGGTGCTGCGGATAAATCGGTGGCTCGGTTGAATCGTTGTTTCGGCCCTGCGGTGGCGCGGGCACTCGGGTTCCGGTGCCCGCGCCACACGATGTTTCAGCTCAGCAGAAGCCGGCGATTCCGGACCATGCGATGGCGGCCGGAGCAGATTCTTCGCGCTGGACTGTGGCCTCGATCAGGCCGTACGGCCGATCCGCGGCAAAGAAGACCTCGTTGGGGTTGTCGAGTCCGAAGGGTGAGAGATCCACCAGGAAGTGGTGCTTGTTCGGCATGGAGAACTTGATCTCGTCGATCTCGCTGTGTGCTTCCAGGACTTTCTTGCCCATGTCGAAGAGCGTTTGCTGCAGGGCATGGGAGTAGTTTTCGGTGAACCCCTCCAGGAGCAGGCCCTTGACGTCGTCGTAGCTCTTGTTGAAATCGAAGCTGCTGAAGTCCGTCCCGGTCTTGAAGCGCCAGCGCGCAGCCACATCGGTGGCGAGGATCCGGTCCGTGGTCTCCTGCAACGTCGTGTACTTGTCCTTGGGGTAGCCGACGAAGCCTGACTGGGTGGTCTTGAGGACGGTCAGGTCACGGAGTCCGGAAACGAGGTGGCTGGTCTCACCGTCGCGGACGAGGACGGCGGTGCGGACTTCCTGGCCGTTGCGTACGAACGAGTGGTCGTGGGCGGCGCCGTGGGACTGGATCCGGTCCCAGCTGTAGGCTTCGGCTTCCCAGCGGCCGCCGGAGACCCAGTCGAAACTGGAGGTGAAGTGATCGCCCAGACGAAGCAGCAGGGCTTCCGGCGAGCCGATGCCCTCGCGGGCAAAGGCGTAGACGGTGTTCTTCTGGGTGTCGGTCGGTACAACGTGGGCGTTGTCCCCTTCCAGGTGCGCAGCGGAAAAATCGCCGCGGAGCTGTGAGGTGACGTTGAGATCTTCGATTTCGTGCCGGTCAGAGTCCCGCGTGATCTTGACGACGCGGACTTCGGCCTTGCCGAACTGGTTTTCACCAAGGATGATCTTGCTGCTCATGGTCTGCTCCAAACTTCCGTTATGTGAAAGAAATAATCCACACTGAAAAGAGGCGCGCTTTGGCTACGCCGTAATGGCTTGCTGTCGACCCAAACAAAAAAGAGCCGACATCATTAGATGTCAGCTCATTACAACCCTGCCTGCTGCTCCCAGGTTTCGTGACTTGCACCACGATGTCCTTCAACAGTAGACGACTTTTCCGGTGTTGTACATCACAATGCGGAAATGTATTTCCGAACCGGCGGGCGCGGCCTGTCCGCGGAGGCACTCAGCCCTCCCCCTTGACCCGCCGGACCCGTGCCCGTAATCTTTTCATAAAGCAAGATTATCTTTTCACTATACGGAAATTGGAGACCATCATGTCACGTGAGACGGAACGGGAACCCGCCCGGACGGAATCCGCGGCAGGGTCGACGGGGTCAGCACCGGATTTTTATTTTCCTGCCGGCGGTGGCACGGATCCGGATTTCTCCCCCCGCGCAGACCCGGACGCTACTCCCGGGCGCTTTTCCCGCTGGCTGCACAGCCACCCGTTTGCGGGCCGGCGCACGCACTGACCCTGCGGGCGCCCGCCGCGGGCGCAGCACAACGAGGCACGACACGTTTGTCCGCTTCGCCGCACTGCGCCGCGCCCGGCGCCCCTCCCCTGCCCTTTAGCGCAGTACCACTGTCCGGTTGCCGTGCAGGAATACCCTGTCCTCACAGTGCCAGCGGACGGCGTTGCTGAGCGCTTTGCACTCGGTATCGCGCCCGGCCGCGACAAGGTCGTCGGGTCCGTAGGTGTGGTCGACCTCCACTACCTGCTGCGCAATGATGGGCCCTTCATCCAGCTCTGCGTTGACGTAGTGTGCCGTGGCCCCCACGGTCTTGACGCCGCGGGCGTAGGCCTGGTGGTAGGGCTTGGCGCCTTTGAAGCTGGGCAGGAACGAGTGATGGATATTGATGGCGCGGCCGTCCAGCCGGCGGGTGAGGTTGTCGCTGAGGACCTGCATGTAGCGGGCCAGGACCACCAGTTCGACGTCGAACCGGTCAATCAGGCCCAGGAGTTCTTCCTCCGCGGCTGCCTTGGTGTCTGCGGTCACGGGCACGTGGAAGAAGGGGATGCGGTGCCATTCGACAATCCCGCGGTGGTCGGGATGGTTTGAGACGACGCCCACGATCTCGACCGGCAGTTCTCCGATCCGGGCACGGAAAAGGAGATCGTTGAGGCAGTGCTCGAATTTGGACACCATGATCAGGATCCGCCGCTTGGCTCCGTGGGGGTGCAGCTGCCAGCGCATATCGAACTTTTCGGCAATAGGCGCGAAAGCCTCCCGCAACGACTCCGTTTTGGTCTCTTCCCCTGCGGATTCACAGTGAATCCGCATAAAGAACCGGCGGTCCAGTTGGGAATCGAATTGTTTGCTCTCAACGATGTCGCAGCCGTGTTCCAACAGGAACCCTGAGACGGCGTGG includes:
- the purU gene encoding formyltetrahydrofolate deformylase; its protein translation is MTAHQTEVPAEHPEMTVAHVLTLDCPEVPGIVHAVSGFLLEHGCDIVESKQFDSQLDRRFFMRIHCESAGEETKTESLREAFAPIAEKFDMRWQLHPHGAKRRILIMVSKFEHCLNDLLFRARIGELPVEIVGVVSNHPDHRGIVEWHRIPFFHVPVTADTKAAAEEELLGLIDRFDVELVVLARYMQVLSDNLTRRLDGRAINIHHSFLPSFKGAKPYHQAYARGVKTVGATAHYVNAELDEGPIIAQQVVEVDHTYGPDDLVAAGRDTECKALSNAVRWHCEDRVFLHGNRTVVLR
- the pucL gene encoding factor-independent urate hydroxylase, encoding MSSKIILGENQFGKAEVRVVKITRDSDRHEIEDLNVTSQLRGDFSAAHLEGDNAHVVPTDTQKNTVYAFAREGIGSPEALLLRLGDHFTSSFDWVSGGRWEAEAYSWDRIQSHGAAHDHSFVRNGQEVRTAVLVRDGETSHLVSGLRDLTVLKTTQSGFVGYPKDKYTTLQETTDRILATDVAARWRFKTGTDFSSFDFNKSYDDVKGLLLEGFTENYSHALQQTLFDMGKKVLEAHSEIDEIKFSMPNKHHFLVDLSPFGLDNPNEVFFAADRPYGLIEATVQREESAPAAIAWSGIAGFC